From the Chitinolyticbacter meiyuanensis genome, one window contains:
- a CDS encoding DUF2946 family protein, producing the protein MHRLRRPFYGWFALVALALHLLLPLVHAGTASSGTLALAMCSSMGQQVQLVPLSGDDGQAGQALVKTCPICAAQAAHGVLPLPSSTQVVPLATHLPPPVAATVALSDSHPEHHHPPAQGPPGA; encoded by the coding sequence ATGCACCGCTTGCGTCGCCCCTTCTACGGCTGGTTCGCTCTTGTCGCGCTGGCCCTGCACCTGCTGTTGCCGCTGGTCCATGCTGGCACGGCCAGCAGCGGCACGCTCGCGCTTGCCATGTGTTCCAGCATGGGCCAGCAGGTGCAGCTGGTGCCCTTGTCGGGCGACGATGGTCAGGCCGGGCAGGCGCTGGTCAAGACCTGCCCGATCTGCGCCGCGCAGGCGGCACACGGCGTGCTGCCGCTACCCAGCAGCACGCAGGTGGTGCCGCTGGCCACGCACCTGCCGCCGCCCGTAGCGGCAACGGTGGCGCTCTCCGACAGCCATCCCGAACACCACCACCCCCCTGCCCAAGGCCCGCCCGGCGCCTGA
- a CDS encoding ABC transporter ATP-binding protein produces the protein MSHVSLKNLKKSYDGKTDVLAGINLEIEDGEFVVLVGPSGCGKSTLLRMLSGLEEISGGDLEIDHKRVNDLPPAQRGIAMVFQSYALYPHMNVYKNMAFGLKIHGASKDEIERRIKHAASILKIDHLLTRLPRELSGGQRQRVAIGRAIVREPKLFLFDEPLSNLDAALRVQTRLEIAKLHRDLNATIVYVTHDQVEAMTLGDKIVVMHDGHIQQAGTPLELYQRPANLFVATFIGSPKMNLLEGVVAEASATGVTVTLAGGQLLKAEVDASRATIGDRVTIGIRAEHLWENSEGSERFAGTVNLVEHLGEANYLYVTLSTGQDIVVRGNGEREVELGQAITMSAPAASFHVFDRDGMAFNRLKPGNLRSSKG, from the coding sequence ATGTCCCACGTATCGCTGAAAAACCTGAAGAAAAGCTACGACGGCAAGACCGATGTGCTTGCCGGCATCAACCTGGAAATCGAGGACGGCGAATTCGTCGTGCTGGTCGGCCCATCGGGCTGCGGCAAGTCGACGCTGCTGCGCATGCTGTCCGGCCTGGAGGAAATCTCCGGTGGTGACCTGGAGATCGATCACAAGCGCGTGAACGACCTGCCGCCGGCCCAACGCGGCATCGCCATGGTGTTCCAGAGCTACGCGCTCTACCCGCACATGAATGTGTACAAGAACATGGCGTTCGGCCTGAAGATCCATGGCGCGAGCAAGGATGAGATCGAGCGCCGCATCAAGCACGCCGCCAGCATCCTCAAGATCGACCACCTGCTGACCCGCCTGCCGCGCGAACTGTCCGGCGGCCAGCGCCAGCGTGTAGCGATCGGCCGCGCCATCGTGCGCGAACCCAAGCTGTTCCTGTTCGACGAGCCGCTGTCCAACCTCGATGCCGCGCTGCGCGTACAGACCCGGCTCGAGATCGCCAAGCTGCATCGCGACCTCAACGCCACCATCGTCTACGTGACGCACGATCAGGTCGAAGCCATGACGCTGGGCGACAAGATCGTGGTGATGCACGACGGCCACATCCAGCAGGCTGGCACGCCGCTGGAGCTGTACCAGCGCCCGGCCAACCTGTTCGTCGCCACCTTCATCGGCTCGCCCAAGATGAACCTGCTCGAAGGCGTGGTCGCCGAAGCCTCCGCCACTGGCGTGACGGTGACGCTGGCCGGCGGCCAGCTCTTGAAGGCCGAGGTCGATGCCAGCCGCGCCACCATCGGCGATCGGGTCACCATCGGCATCCGCGCCGAGCACCTGTGGGAGAACAGCGAGGGCAGCGAACGCTTCGCCGGCACCGTCAACCTGGTCGAGCACTTGGGTGAAGCCAACTACCTGTACGTGACGCTGTCGACCGGTCAGGACATCGTGGTACGCGGCAATGGCGAGCGCGAAGTGGAGCTGGGCCAGGCGATCACCATGTCGGCCCCGGCCGCCTCGTTCCACGTGTTCGACCGCGATGGCATGGCGTTCAACCGCCTGAAGCCGGGCAACCTGCGCTCGTCCAAGGGCTGA
- a CDS encoding NADPH-dependent FMN reductase — protein MTRILGISGSLRAQSYNTSLLKEAQRLAGQDVEFDVATLHGIPLYDGDVEAAGMPEAVEALKARVIAADGVLLVSPEYNNGVPGVFKNAIDWLSRPPADSEKVFKGRPFAVIGASPGGFGTILAQAAWLPILRTLGAQQWAGGRLMLSRANQAFDDDGKLVDERTREQLRAFVAGFAEFARKAR, from the coding sequence ATGACCCGCATTCTTGGCATATCCGGCAGCCTGCGCGCCCAGTCCTACAACACCTCGCTCTTGAAGGAGGCCCAGCGGCTGGCCGGCCAAGACGTCGAGTTCGACGTCGCCACGCTGCATGGCATTCCGCTGTACGACGGCGACGTGGAGGCGGCCGGGATGCCGGAGGCGGTCGAGGCGTTGAAGGCGCGCGTGATCGCGGCAGATGGCGTGCTGCTGGTTTCGCCCGAATACAACAACGGCGTGCCCGGCGTGTTCAAGAACGCGATCGACTGGTTGTCACGACCACCGGCCGACAGCGAGAAGGTATTCAAGGGCCGGCCGTTCGCCGTGATCGGCGCCTCGCCCGGCGGATTCGGCACCATCCTGGCACAGGCGGCATGGCTGCCCATCCTGCGCACGCTGGGCGCACAGCAGTGGGCGGGTGGGCGACTGATGCTGTCGCGCGCCAACCAGGCGTTCGACGACGATGGCAAGCTGGTGGACGAGCGCACCCGCGAGCAGCTGCGTGCCTTTGTCGCGGGCTTTGCCGAGTTCGCGCGCAAGGCACGCTGA
- a CDS encoding TonB-dependent receptor family protein: protein MFCRPNLAVRALALAVASSCAHAADSTLDTVIVSAERGGAALKDTAAAVGVVNAQQLEQLKPTFIGQALNQTPGVLMPNLGNEQHNLSIRQPMTYNAYYQFLEDGVPIRPVGIFNHNALYEVNLPGADGIEVVRGPASSLFGANAVGGAVNFNTRAPRPGFGGEVAVRGDDHGYWRGDVVLEGGRDDLAARFAGYVARGRSDWQDYADFDKEGGTLRVDKWFGDTLWKTTVTANHLYTDMAGSLTPSQFADDPSFSQQTFTYREVDALRATTQLSGSFNEGGTSTATLYLRDNRTEQLPSYLIFNTGANTASGRTTDNRFTSYGLDARHEQALGDWRLVGGATLERSPDEQTEYNLAVSRDAASGKYTGYTRLGLRRDYEVMLDNSALYGEAHWQAAPAWRVSAGLRYDHIGYDYENRLQPSSQTGAPSQDKTFSAVSPRLGVTWQASEAINVYASMSRAFTPPEVSALFSSLDAPDLKESTFDNLEAGIRAEPLAGLALEATVYRLTGHDEVVNFSIQPGRSEPRNAGKTRHTGVEFGASWRDARWDARVSGAWARHEFVEYQASPTLSYDGRDMPAAPDWIANAELGFKPLPAARIALEAQYVGEYWMNNANTERYGGYTLLNLRASWQLSQWELWGSVSNLTDRHYAEIAASTYTGVGARNPEAQDTYTAGAPRTFLVGARYRFGGAGQ from the coding sequence ATGTTTTGCCGTCCCAACCTGGCGGTGCGCGCGCTGGCGCTCGCCGTTGCCTCGAGCTGCGCCCACGCCGCGGATAGCACGCTCGATACCGTCATCGTCTCCGCCGAGCGCGGTGGCGCCGCACTCAAGGACACTGCCGCTGCCGTCGGCGTGGTCAATGCGCAGCAGCTGGAGCAGCTGAAGCCCACCTTCATCGGCCAGGCGCTGAACCAGACGCCGGGCGTGCTGATGCCCAATCTGGGCAACGAGCAGCACAACCTCTCGATCCGCCAGCCGATGACGTACAACGCCTACTACCAGTTCCTGGAAGATGGCGTGCCGATCCGTCCTGTCGGCATCTTCAACCATAACGCGCTCTACGAAGTGAACCTGCCCGGTGCCGACGGCATCGAGGTGGTGCGCGGACCGGCTTCCAGCCTGTTCGGTGCCAATGCCGTTGGCGGTGCGGTCAATTTCAACACCCGCGCGCCGCGGCCGGGATTCGGCGGCGAGGTGGCCGTGCGTGGCGACGATCACGGCTACTGGCGCGGCGACGTGGTGCTGGAAGGCGGACGCGACGATCTCGCGGCCCGTTTTGCCGGCTATGTGGCGCGCGGTCGTTCGGATTGGCAGGACTACGCCGACTTCGACAAGGAAGGCGGTACCTTGCGAGTGGACAAGTGGTTCGGCGACACGCTGTGGAAGACCACCGTCACTGCCAACCACCTGTACACCGACATGGCTGGCAGCCTGACGCCATCGCAGTTTGCCGACGATCCGAGCTTCAGCCAGCAGACCTTCACCTATCGCGAGGTCGATGCGCTGCGCGCCACCACCCAGCTCTCCGGCAGTTTCAACGAGGGCGGCACCAGTACCGCCACGCTGTACCTGCGCGACAACCGCACCGAGCAGCTGCCGAGCTACCTGATCTTCAACACTGGCGCGAACACCGCGTCCGGCCGCACCACCGACAACCGCTTCACCTCCTACGGCCTCGATGCCCGCCATGAACAGGCGCTTGGCGACTGGCGGCTGGTCGGCGGTGCCACGCTGGAACGCAGTCCGGACGAGCAGACCGAATACAACCTTGCGGTGAGCCGCGATGCGGCCAGCGGCAAGTACACCGGCTATACCCGGCTCGGATTGCGCCGTGACTACGAGGTGATGCTGGACAACAGCGCGCTCTATGGCGAAGCGCACTGGCAGGCCGCCCCGGCTTGGCGCGTGTCGGCCGGCCTGCGTTACGACCATATCGGCTACGACTACGAAAACCGGCTGCAGCCCTCAAGCCAGACCGGCGCACCCAGCCAGGACAAGACCTTCTCCGCCGTATCGCCACGCCTGGGCGTCACCTGGCAGGCGAGCGAGGCGATCAATGTCTACGCCAGCATGTCGCGCGCCTTCACCCCGCCCGAAGTCAGCGCGCTGTTCTCGTCCTTGGATGCGCCGGATTTGAAGGAGTCGACCTTCGACAACCTGGAGGCTGGCATCCGGGCCGAGCCGCTGGCGGGCTTGGCGCTGGAAGCCACCGTGTACCGGCTGACCGGGCACGACGAGGTGGTCAACTTCAGCATCCAGCCGGGTCGCTCCGAGCCGCGCAATGCCGGCAAGACCCGCCATACCGGCGTGGAATTCGGCGCGTCGTGGCGCGATGCCCGCTGGGACGCGCGTGTCAGCGGCGCGTGGGCCCGGCACGAGTTCGTCGAGTACCAAGCCTCACCGACCCTGTCCTACGACGGCCGCGACATGCCGGCCGCACCGGACTGGATCGCCAACGCCGAGCTCGGCTTCAAGCCGCTGCCCGCTGCCCGCATCGCGCTGGAAGCGCAATACGTCGGCGAGTACTGGATGAACAACGCCAATACCGAACGCTACGGCGGCTACACGCTGCTGAACCTGCGCGCGAGCTGGCAGCTCAGCCAGTGGGAGCTATGGGGGTCGGTCAGCAACCTGACCGACCGGCATTACGCCGAGATCGCCGCATCCACCTACACCGGTGTCGGCGCCCGCAATCCGGAAGCACAGGACACCTACACCGCTGGCGCACCGCGTACCTTCCTGGTCGGCGCCCGATATCGTTTCGGAGGAGCAGGGCAATGA
- a CDS encoding ABC transporter substrate-binding protein → MKNIRLTQGALIAAMLAAGAAQAGTLTIESWRVDDKGLWEDVLIPAFQKKNPGIQVKFSPTAPTEYDSALQARLNGGTAGDLITCRPFDKSLDLYKKGNLDKLDGKGGMQNFPASAKVAWQTDDGKDTFCMPMASVIHGFFYNKKIFKDLNLQPPKTIDELHKVSEAVKKAGKTPIALGTADQWESSQIVFTGIGPNFWKGEEGRKALIAGKAKFTDPQFVAAWEEMSKWGPYLAKGYSAQTYGDTQNLFASGRAAMVAAGSWDIGYYNQQGVDFGAFPPPVAKAGDKCYISDHTDIGLGVNSKSKNKADAQKFLEWVGSQEFADLYTNKVTGFFSLSNHLIAVKDPVAKQMIDWRKTCGSTIRLNAQILNRGEPNMETELWTVNSAVLNGKMTPKAAADRIQNGFSKWYKPAK, encoded by the coding sequence ATGAAGAACATTCGCTTGACCCAAGGCGCCCTGATCGCCGCCATGCTCGCAGCCGGTGCCGCCCAGGCAGGCACGCTGACCATCGAATCGTGGCGCGTCGACGACAAGGGCCTGTGGGAAGACGTGCTGATCCCCGCGTTCCAGAAGAAGAACCCGGGCATCCAGGTGAAATTCTCGCCGACCGCTCCGACCGAATACGACTCCGCCCTGCAAGCCCGCCTGAACGGTGGCACCGCAGGCGACCTGATCACCTGCCGCCCGTTCGACAAGTCGCTCGACCTCTACAAGAAGGGCAACCTCGACAAGCTCGACGGCAAGGGTGGCATGCAGAACTTCCCGGCCTCGGCCAAGGTGGCGTGGCAGACCGACGACGGCAAGGATACCTTCTGCATGCCGATGGCGTCGGTGATCCATGGCTTCTTCTACAACAAGAAGATCTTCAAGGACCTGAACCTGCAACCGCCGAAAACCATCGACGAGCTGCACAAGGTTTCCGAGGCCGTGAAGAAGGCCGGCAAGACCCCGATCGCCCTGGGTACCGCCGACCAGTGGGAATCGAGCCAGATCGTGTTCACCGGCATCGGCCCCAATTTCTGGAAGGGTGAGGAAGGCCGCAAGGCGCTGATCGCCGGCAAGGCCAAGTTCACCGATCCGCAATTCGTCGCAGCCTGGGAAGAAATGAGCAAGTGGGGCCCGTACCTGGCCAAGGGCTACAGCGCCCAGACCTACGGCGACACCCAGAACCTGTTCGCTTCGGGCCGCGCCGCCATGGTTGCCGCCGGTTCGTGGGACATCGGCTACTACAACCAGCAAGGCGTGGACTTCGGCGCCTTCCCGCCCCCGGTCGCCAAGGCCGGTGACAAGTGCTACATCTCCGACCACACCGACATCGGTCTGGGCGTGAACAGCAAGTCCAAGAACAAGGCCGACGCGCAGAAATTCCTGGAATGGGTGGGTAGCCAGGAATTCGCCGATCTCTACACCAACAAGGTGACCGGCTTCTTCTCGCTGTCCAACCACCTGATCGCCGTGAAGGACCCGGTGGCCAAGCAGATGATCGACTGGCGCAAGACCTGCGGCTCGACCATCCGCCTGAACGCCCAGATCCTGAACCGTGGCGAGCCGAACATGGAAACCGAACTCTGGACCGTCAACTCGGCCGTGCTGAACGGCAAGATGACGCCGAAGGCAGCCGCCGACCGCATCCAGAACGGCTTCTCCAAGTGGTACAAGCCGGCCAAGTAA
- a CDS encoding GFA family protein, which translates to MTQAPTRTLFGQCLCGAIRYAVEDAFEYALNCHCSQCRRATGAAFKSFAGIKRDKLTVHGSGEALLRYGDGADHDIRCGRCGSLLYSVVHDGTYVHVTLGTLQDAPSLRPTAHIFVGSKAPWFEITDALPQYAEFN; encoded by the coding sequence ATGACCCAAGCCCCGACCCGAACCCTATTCGGCCAGTGTCTATGCGGCGCCATACGCTACGCGGTCGAAGATGCCTTCGAATACGCACTGAACTGCCATTGCTCGCAGTGCCGCCGCGCCACCGGTGCCGCGTTCAAGTCGTTCGCCGGCATCAAACGCGACAAGCTCACCGTGCACGGTAGTGGCGAAGCGCTGCTGCGCTACGGCGACGGTGCCGATCACGACATCCGCTGTGGCCGGTGCGGCTCGCTGCTTTATTCGGTGGTGCACGACGGCACCTACGTGCACGTGACGCTGGGCACGCTGCAGGATGCGCCCAGCCTGCGCCCCACGGCGCATATCTTCGTCGGCTCCAAGGCGCCCTGGTTCGAGATTACCGACGCGCTGCCGCAATACGCGGAGTTCAACTAG
- a CDS encoding carbohydrate ABC transporter permease, with protein sequence MKKPLPWHIVVFLAPALLIYVVFSAWPLIDTLRLGFYVTSDTGSQHFAWLANYKMLMFDPHWSEGFWNAMGNNLKFFLVHMLIQNPIGLLLAALLSMRGVRGAKVYQTVLFLPTLLSVVIIGFIWQLILSPLWGVSETLLGYVGLADWFQPWLGQEETALYTLSMMSVWQFVGIPMMLIYAALIAIPDEIIEAAVVEGASAWRIFWTIRVPLILPTLGLVTILTFVGNFNAFDLIYSVKGALAGPNYSTDILGTYFYRAFFGYQSQLGSATLGAAVATLMFLVILAGVGVYFFFVQRKLQRFSF encoded by the coding sequence ATGAAAAAGCCGTTGCCTTGGCATATCGTGGTCTTCCTCGCCCCGGCATTGCTGATCTATGTCGTGTTCAGCGCATGGCCGCTGATCGACACGCTGCGGCTCGGCTTTTACGTGACGAGCGACACCGGCAGCCAGCATTTCGCCTGGCTCGCCAACTACAAGATGCTGATGTTCGACCCGCACTGGTCCGAAGGCTTCTGGAACGCCATGGGGAACAACTTGAAGTTCTTCCTCGTGCACATGCTGATCCAGAACCCGATCGGCCTGCTGCTCGCTGCCCTCTTGAGCATGCGCGGCGTGCGTGGTGCCAAGGTCTACCAGACCGTGCTGTTCCTGCCGACGCTGCTGTCGGTGGTGATCATCGGCTTCATCTGGCAGCTGATCCTGTCGCCGCTGTGGGGCGTTTCCGAAACGCTGCTCGGCTATGTTGGCCTCGCCGACTGGTTCCAGCCGTGGCTCGGCCAGGAGGAAACCGCGCTCTACACGCTGTCGATGATGTCGGTGTGGCAGTTCGTCGGTATCCCGATGATGCTGATCTACGCCGCGCTGATCGCGATCCCGGACGAGATCATCGAAGCCGCCGTGGTGGAAGGCGCTTCGGCCTGGCGCATCTTCTGGACCATCCGCGTGCCGCTGATCCTGCCCACGCTGGGCCTCGTCACCATCCTCACCTTCGTCGGCAACTTCAATGCCTTCGACCTGATTTACTCGGTGAAGGGTGCACTCGCCGGCCCCAACTACAGCACCGACATCCTCGGCACCTATTTCTACCGCGCCTTCTTCGGCTACCAGAGCCAGTTGGGCAGCGCGACGCTCGGCGCCGCAGTGGCCACGCTGATGTTCCTGGTGATCCTTGCGGGCGTCGGCGTGTACTTCTTCTTCGTGCAGCGCAAGCTGCAGCGCTTCAGCTTCTGA
- a CDS encoding carbohydrate ABC transporter permease produces MQHKVTRFAGSTFTHVILAGYSIMALFPIVLIAINAFKDRASIFDSPLALPNSESWSLIGFEKAMKNAHFFSFFGNSMIVTVTSLFFILLFGAMAAWALSEYKFRGNRWLMALFAFGIMVPIRLGTVSILKIMVSLELVNTLTALILVYIAQGLPLAIMILSEFMQQIPKELKEAARCDGVGEFKIFFQVILPLIRPAVATVAVFTMVPIWNDLWFPLILAPGEETQTITLGVQQFIGQYATDWNAVLASLSLAVLPVLVLYMFFSRQLIRGITAGAVK; encoded by the coding sequence ATGCAACACAAGGTAACCCGCTTCGCCGGATCGACGTTCACCCACGTGATCCTCGCCGGCTACTCGATCATGGCGCTGTTCCCCATCGTGCTGATCGCGATCAACGCCTTCAAGGACCGCGCCTCGATCTTCGATTCGCCGCTGGCGCTGCCCAACAGCGAGTCGTGGTCGCTGATCGGCTTCGAAAAAGCGATGAAGAACGCGCACTTCTTCAGCTTCTTCGGCAACAGCATGATCGTCACCGTGACCTCGCTGTTCTTCATCCTGCTGTTCGGCGCGATGGCAGCCTGGGCGCTGTCGGAATACAAGTTCCGCGGCAACCGCTGGCTGATGGCACTGTTCGCCTTCGGCATCATGGTGCCGATCCGCTTGGGCACCGTGTCCATCCTCAAGATCATGGTATCGCTGGAGCTGGTGAACACGCTGACTGCGCTGATCCTGGTCTACATCGCGCAGGGACTGCCGCTGGCGATCATGATCCTCAGTGAATTCATGCAGCAGATCCCCAAGGAATTGAAGGAAGCCGCGCGCTGCGACGGCGTGGGCGAATTCAAGATCTTCTTCCAGGTGATCCTGCCGCTGATCCGCCCGGCCGTCGCCACCGTGGCCGTGTTCACCATGGTGCCGATCTGGAACGACCTGTGGTTCCCGCTGATCCTGGCCCCGGGTGAGGAAACGCAGACCATCACGCTGGGCGTGCAGCAGTTCATCGGCCAGTACGCGACCGACTGGAACGCCGTGCTCGCCTCGCTCTCGCTCGCCGTGCTGCCGGTGCTGGTGCTGTACATGTTCTTCTCGCGCCAGCTGATCCGCGGCATTACCGCCGGCGCCGTCAAGTAA
- the tkt gene encoding transketolase, translating to MATRTDLANAIRALAMDAVQKANSGHPGMPMGMAEISVALWGEGNYRHNPQNPKWANRDRFVLSNGHGSMLQYALLHLTGYNLPIEELKSFRQLHSKTPGHPEYGYTDGVETTTGPLGQGIANAVGFALAEKLLGQEFNKPGLDIVDHRTWVFLGDGCMMEGVSHEACALAATWGLNKLVAFWDDNGISIDGHTDKWFTEDIPGRFEAYGWNVIRSIDGHNTEAVLAAIEQAKQENQRPTLICCKTIIGKGSPNKADSHDSHGAPLGDAEIAATRAAIGWNHGPFEIPADVYAGWDKKELGTKWEGEWNALFAKYEAQFPELAVEFKRRNAGELPANWADVVKASVAEANSKAETVATRKASQNALNAYAPALPEFLGGSADLTGSNLTNVKTSVQLTREADNSLSGNYISYGVREFGMSAIMNGILLHGGYRPYGATFLMFSEYARNALRMAALMKIPQLFVFTHDSIGVGEDGPTHQPVEQTATLRYIPNMDVWRPADTVESMVAWAHAIEQKATPSTLIFTRQNLQFQARNDEQIAAIAKGGYVLRDAANPKVVIIATGSELDLAVKAHEALAAEGVASRVVSMPSTNVFDKQDKAYQASVLPAGVPRLAIEVGVSDFWRKYVGLEGDVLGMDRFGESAPAPLLFKEFGFTVENAVAKAKAIIK from the coding sequence ATGGCTACGCGTACCGATCTCGCCAATGCCATCCGCGCCCTGGCGATGGATGCCGTCCAGAAAGCCAACTCCGGTCACCCCGGCATGCCCATGGGCATGGCCGAGATCTCCGTGGCGCTGTGGGGCGAGGGAAACTACCGCCACAACCCGCAGAACCCGAAGTGGGCCAACCGCGATCGCTTCGTCCTCTCCAACGGTCACGGCTCGATGCTGCAGTACGCACTGCTGCACCTCACCGGCTACAACCTGCCGATCGAAGAGCTGAAGAGCTTCCGCCAGCTGCACAGCAAGACTCCGGGCCACCCGGAATATGGCTACACCGACGGCGTGGAAACCACCACCGGCCCGCTGGGCCAGGGCATTGCCAACGCCGTGGGCTTTGCGCTCGCCGAAAAGCTGCTGGGCCAGGAGTTCAACAAGCCGGGCCTCGATATCGTTGACCACCGTACCTGGGTGTTCCTGGGCGACGGTTGTATGATGGAAGGCGTGAGCCACGAAGCCTGCGCGCTGGCCGCCACCTGGGGCCTGAACAAGCTCGTCGCCTTCTGGGACGACAACGGCATCTCCATCGACGGCCACACCGACAAGTGGTTCACCGAAGACATCCCCGGCCGCTTCGAAGCCTATGGCTGGAACGTGATCCGCTCGATCGACGGTCACAACACCGAAGCCGTGCTGGCTGCCATTGAGCAGGCCAAGCAGGAAAACCAGCGTCCGACGCTGATCTGCTGCAAGACCATCATCGGCAAGGGCTCGCCCAACAAGGCCGACAGCCATGATTCGCACGGCGCACCGCTGGGCGACGCCGAAATCGCCGCCACCCGCGCTGCCATCGGCTGGAACCATGGCCCGTTCGAAATCCCGGCCGATGTCTATGCCGGCTGGGACAAGAAGGAGCTGGGCACCAAGTGGGAAGGCGAGTGGAACGCCCTGTTTGCCAAGTACGAAGCCCAGTTCCCGGAACTGGCTGTTGAATTCAAGCGCCGTAACGCCGGTGAGCTGCCGGCCAACTGGGCCGACGTGGTCAAGGCATCGGTCGCCGAAGCCAACAGCAAGGCCGAGACCGTGGCCACCCGCAAGGCGTCGCAGAACGCACTGAACGCCTACGCCCCGGCGCTGCCGGAATTCCTCGGTGGCTCGGCCGATCTGACCGGTTCCAACCTGACCAACGTCAAGACCAGCGTGCAGCTGACCCGCGAAGCGGACAACTCGCTGTCGGGCAACTACATCAGCTACGGCGTGCGCGAGTTCGGCATGTCCGCCATCATGAACGGCATCCTGCTGCATGGCGGTTATCGCCCGTACGGCGCCACCTTCCTGATGTTCAGCGAATACGCCCGCAATGCGCTGCGCATGGCCGCGCTGATGAAGATCCCGCAGCTGTTCGTGTTCACGCACGATTCGATCGGCGTCGGCGAAGACGGCCCGACCCACCAGCCGGTGGAGCAGACCGCCACGCTGCGCTACATCCCGAACATGGACGTGTGGCGCCCGGCCGACACCGTGGAAAGCATGGTGGCATGGGCTCATGCCATCGAGCAGAAGGCCACGCCGTCGACGCTGATCTTCACCCGCCAGAACCTGCAGTTCCAGGCTCGCAATGATGAGCAGATCGCCGCCATCGCCAAGGGTGGCTATGTGCTGCGTGATGCGGCCAACCCCAAGGTCGTGATCATTGCCACCGGTTCGGAACTCGATCTGGCCGTGAAGGCCCACGAAGCGCTGGCTGCTGAAGGCGTCGCGTCGCGTGTGGTGTCGATGCCGTCGACCAACGTGTTCGACAAGCAGGACAAGGCCTACCAGGCCAGTGTACTGCCGGCCGGTGTGCCGCGTCTGGCGATCGAAGTGGGCGTGTCCGACTTCTGGCGCAAGTATGTCGGCCTCGAAGGCGACGTGCTGGGCATGGACCGCTTCGGCGAATCCGCTCCGGCACCGCTGCTGTTCAAGGAATTCGGCTTCACCGTCGAGAACGCAGTCGCCAAGGCCAAGGCCATCATCAAGTAA